The Salvia miltiorrhiza cultivar Shanhuang (shh) chromosome 2, IMPLAD_Smil_shh, whole genome shotgun sequence DNA window TGGTCATAGCAATGATATGATCCGGGAGAAGGCGCAAACCTTGTACATATTCATGAACACGGGCATTCCATCCAAGTGGTCGAACGCGTGGAGGATTCTCCCACAAAATCGAAAGTTCAAGTCCTTGTACCTCGAAGACGACGTTCATTCCTACAAGAGGACAAAAATGTTGGAGGGCTGTGATTTCACAACTTCGGCGTCAGGTGGAGAAATCTATTCTTCCCGGCCAATAGGTAACAAGGCGGCGAAAGGTAACAGAGAAAAAGGCGAAGGCGGCGACAAAGGGCAAAGGATCAGAAGTTTCGATGCCTCATTCCGAGTTTTTGGAATTCATGGATGAGACGCGCACAAATCACGCCAAAATCGCCGAGAATTACAAGGAGAAGAATCGGCCCAAGCGCGAGAGAATGGAcgacaaaattttatttatggaTACGTCGAGAATGATATCGGAGCAACGAGAAAGACATGCGCAAGCGCAAATGGGTGGCTACACGACATGGAGCCGGGAATGATtgattttcttcttttaaatttatgtcatttaattttatgtatttaaaattttattaatttaaattaatgtaattttaatctaaggaattgtgttatttaaatttgtgtcatttaaattaaatcaaaaattcaaaaatcaaaactaattcatATGAGTCTACAGGATGAGAAAAGTCAATGCAACACTTGACTCATAAGTGGTCTCGAAGCATGGATGAGTCAAGTATTTACTCAACTAATGTAGATGCTCTAAGactttgaattttaattttaattcattGCATGTGAAATGATTGAGATTAAAATTAAAgcttaattgcatataaattactggTATTTTAACAAATTCTTAGTTTGCTcataaactttaatttttttattaaaattacttaattattactattttttctcattttacatATTCGCCCTATTTTTCGCCGTGGTGATATGACACAAATATACTCGCTTGGCATGAATATGCTTGTATGACATAAATATGAtcaagtgaaaaaataaaactaacgTTATATTGTATAGTTGGATGGAAACGACTCCGTTTCATATCCAAAATTTGGCTATTTCCAGTAATTTATACTatgtaattaaccctaaaattaaatacactcctttaaataaatactatGCTAAAATTGTAAAGAAtaagataaataataaatattaataatcaatttatattttgtactaTAGACCTTTTTTATATCAGTatggataattaattaatttggacacctgattaatttttttttctttttctggtcAGTTTCGTcaccatagaaatccatcataCAGGAAAACATCCTCGTAATTGCAGTCAGCAACAATGTATGCAGAAAAACAATTGTATCAAATCAATTTACTTAACCGCTTTTACCTTCCTTCAACTACAGAAATAGTGTTGGAACATTTACTAGAAACCGTGGTTGCCGACTCTGTAGCTGGAGAGCTCTGCATCCCAAGAAATGCTGGCTGCTTCGGGCGAGGAAGCTCTACGATCTCACAGCTAAGCATCGACAACACTGTAGACGCGTTAGGCCTATCTGCAGCCATTTCTTGTACACACAACAGACCTACATTTGCATATCTCACTATATCATCTTCTACTCCACTATCATGTATTTCTGGATCCATCAAATTTACTATCTCTCCTTCATTCCACAGTTTCCATGCCTGTTTGATATCCacaagattaagaaaaataataaaatgcaaATATGTTAGATTGTCCAGAACAAAGCAACTTACATGAGCTGTAAGGAAGAGCTGTTGATCATAAGAACTGGAGTTCTTCTTCCCACTCACAATCTCTAATAATAAGACACCAAAGCTATACATGTCTGATTTTTCAGAGAATATTCCACGTAGTGCATATTCGGGGGCCATATAGCCGCTGCAAGCATGAATTCATGATGAGATTGGCCAACAAGAAAACTGTATCTGAAAATACCTTTACTTGAATGAGAGAAGCAATAAGTGCTTACAATGTCCCAACAACCCTTGATGTATTAGCTTGATCGACATTTCCACCAAAAATCCTTGCCATTCCAAAGTCGGAGATTTTAGGGTTAAACACCTCATCCAGCAAGATATTACTTGCCTTGAGATCTCTGTGAATAATCTTTAACCTTGAATCTCTATGTAGGTAAAGCAGGCCTCGACAGATCCCCTCAATAATTAATTTGCGTCTTTGCCAATTAAGCATCTTATGTTTAAGTGAACCTGAGAAAGGTTATCCACAACAAATCATATATAACTGAATTACTAATCAACAGAGAAAAGGTTATCCAAACCATCATACCAAAGAGATAGGTATCCAAGCTTCCATTGGGCATATATTCATAAACAAGCAACTTTTCTTCAGACTCCACACAGCAACCAATAAGTCTAACAAGATTGCGGTGCTGAAGCCTTGAAATCACCTCAACCTCATTCATGAACTCATCCGCCCCTTGGTTAGACGATCTTGCTAGCCTTTTTACAGCAATTTCTACTCCATTTTGCAATCTCCCCTGAAAAGTAGCTATACCATCACATTCCTTATTACAGACTACAAAaactgaatatatatataagtaggtcttgaaagaagaagaaatactCTGTAAACAGAACCAAAGCCACCGTGTCCGAGCTTATTGGCAGGATCAAAATTTTCTGTTGCATTTGAAAGCATCATAAATGTAAATATAGGTAAGTCCTCAAGTTGAACTCCATGTTTATGATGTTTGAATGCCCTTTCTTTAGAATATCCAGTATCACTTTCCTTGGTTTTGAAGAATGGCAAAATACTTCTATGCTTCCCCgctgcataaaattattttaagacCAGAAAATGTGTGAGTGTTAGAGAGGGACATGTTatataaagaatgatagaactTGTGATAAAAACTGGTGTCACTTGAGAATCAAGTGGGATGAATATATTACCTTTGTAATTCAACAACAGCTTCAGCAGAAAGTATGCAAACACAGCAACAAGTATAAACCCCAAAACCACTGTTGTCACGATAATTGTTCTGTGGTGTTGCTTATTATCTGCTGAATATCACAGGAGCTAAATGAATGAACTTATAAAATACTCATATGGATGGAAAACAAAAGGGATGAATTACCTAGTTCTGAATATGCCAATCGAATGTACAAGTCATCACCGCCATAAGTAAATTTCTGAGTATCAGTTAAGTTATGAGTCCAGAGCAGACATCCAATTCCAGGAGGATCCgcataagctatacaagaacaATTACTGAAGCATTTGTCCCTGCAGCCTCCTCCAGAAAGGAGATACGATTTATAATGATCCGGCAACTTTACTCCCTTAAGCTTTAGAAACTTATCTTGTTTACCCACAGAAGTGTTGTGCTCACATTGAAGGGGAGTTTTCCTAGTGCATCCACGAGTCCAGTTTCCTGCATCCCACTCATCTTTTGTTCTTGGCACGAAGCCCCGAAAACAGGAACATATGGGCCTGTGTTGAGCAACACAGATGCCGAAAGATCCACACTTACCATACCTATCACACTCGTGACTCTGTGTAAATGAGCGTACTACATCCCATCTGTTGTTC harbors:
- the LOC131012361 gene encoding G-type lectin S-receptor-like serine/threonine-protein kinase At1g11300 isoform X2, which encodes MIQKSANLFLPKHNKTKLMGFSHHRNLSCYVVQLLLLILSCFLMISAAIDTISANESLSDSEALISSGNRFKLSFFSPANSSRRYLGIMYNLPGETVVWVANRNRAINDSSATFQISSDGNLVILDGRKEIVWSTDLPFSVANSSGVLLDTGNLVLRDGSNNAYVWESFQHATDSWLEYMKISTDLSRNERNLLTSWTSPDDPAPGRFTFTIEPLEVPQSFVRKDGNPYWRTGPWNGLRFNGVPNMSSDYAYGVKVFSDSPGTAYQILTFRNSSVLFYAFLNSSGSLEQMGWSHENNRWDVVRSFTQSHECDRYGKCGSFGICVAQHRPICSCFRGFVPRTKDEWDAGNWTRGCTRKTPLQCEHNTSVGKQDKFLKLKGVKLPDHYKSYLLSGGGCRDKCFSNCSCIAYADPPGIGCLLWTHNLTDTQKFTYGGDDLYIRLAYSELDNKQHHRTIIVTTVVLGFILVAVFAYFLLKLLLNYKAGKHRSILPFFKTKESDTGYSKERAFKHHKHGVQLEDLPIFTFMMLSNATENFDPANKLGHGGFGSVYRGRLQNGVEIAVKRLARSSNQGADEFMNEVEVISRLQHRNLVRLIGCCVESEEKLLVYEYMPNGSLDTYLFGSLKHKMLNWQRRKLIIEGICRGLLYLHRDSRLKIIHRDLKASNILLDEVFNPKISDFGMARIFGGNVDQANTSRVVGTFGYMAPEYALRGIFSEKSDMYSFGVLLLEIVSGKKNSSSYDQQLFLTAHAWKLWNEGEIVNLMDPEIHDSGVEDDIVRYANVGLLCVQEMAADRPNASTVLSMLSCEIVELPRPKQPAFLGMQSSPATESATTVSSKCSNTISVVEGR
- the LOC131012361 gene encoding G-type lectin S-receptor-like serine/threonine-protein kinase At1g11300 isoform X1 produces the protein MIQKSANLFLPKHNKTKLMGFSHHRNLSCYVVQLLLLILSCFLMISAAIDTISANESLSDSEALISSGNRFKLSFFSPANSSRRYLGIMYNLPGETVVWVANRNRAINDSSATFQISSDGNLVILDGRKEIVWSTDLPFSVANSSGVLLDTGNLVLRDGSNNAYVWESFQHATDSWLEYMKISTDLSRNERNLLTSWTSPDDPAPGRFTFTIEPLEVPQSFVRKDGNPYWRTGPWNGLRFNGVPNMSSDYAYGVKVFSDSPGTAYQILTFRNSSVLFYAFLNSSGSLEQMGWSHENNRWDVVRSFTQSHECDRYGKCGSFGICVAQHRPICSCFRGFVPRTKDEWDAGNWTRGCTRKTPLQCEHNTSVGKQDKFLKLKGVKLPDHYKSYLLSGGGCRDKCFSNCSCIAYADPPGIGCLLWTHNLTDTQKFTYGGDDLYIRLAYSELADNKQHHRTIIVTTVVLGFILVAVFAYFLLKLLLNYKAGKHRSILPFFKTKESDTGYSKERAFKHHKHGVQLEDLPIFTFMMLSNATENFDPANKLGHGGFGSVYRGRLQNGVEIAVKRLARSSNQGADEFMNEVEVISRLQHRNLVRLIGCCVESEEKLLVYEYMPNGSLDTYLFGSLKHKMLNWQRRKLIIEGICRGLLYLHRDSRLKIIHRDLKASNILLDEVFNPKISDFGMARIFGGNVDQANTSRVVGTFGYMAPEYALRGIFSEKSDMYSFGVLLLEIVSGKKNSSSYDQQLFLTAHAWKLWNEGEIVNLMDPEIHDSGVEDDIVRYANVGLLCVQEMAADRPNASTVLSMLSCEIVELPRPKQPAFLGMQSSPATESATTVSSKCSNTISVVEGR